The following coding sequences are from one Candidatus Nitrohelix vancouverensis window:
- a CDS encoding ferritin family protein, protein MEITNTELLAISLRIERLGQAFYDKLGEMVDDPAIKDFLNVMSKEEVLHEKQFKNLLDNKGQENYGWENSAEMRGYIEEELETDIFPKMEEIQERLSEFSDIKQAFEFAVETEQVSHEFYKMLRENCTNYEAKTLLILLEKAEMEHLSRIKAMEKRFLGNTPA, encoded by the coding sequence ATGGAAATCACAAATACAGAATTGCTGGCCATATCGCTGAGGATCGAACGCTTGGGGCAAGCCTTTTACGACAAGCTGGGAGAAATGGTGGATGACCCAGCCATTAAGGATTTTCTCAATGTCATGTCCAAAGAAGAAGTCCTGCACGAAAAACAATTCAAGAATCTATTGGATAATAAAGGGCAGGAAAATTATGGCTGGGAAAACAGCGCTGAAATGCGGGGATATATAGAAGAAGAACTTGAAACTGATATTTTCCCTAAAATGGAAGAGATTCAGGAAAGACTATCTGAATTCAGCGACATCAAGCAGGCGTTTGAATTCGCAGTAGAAACGGAACAGGTTTCGCACGAATTCTATAAAATGCTGAGAGAAAATTGCACCAATTACGAAGCTAAAACTTTGCTCATCCTGCTTGAGAAAGCAGAGATGGAACATTTGTCCCGTATCAAGGCAATGGAAAAACGATTCCTTGGAAATACGCCCGCCTGA
- a CDS encoding acetyl-CoA carboxylase carboxyltransferase subunit beta, which yields MSWFDKIISKTSVGIKSTKPDEIWIECSKCKEQIYTAEFEENLKVCPKCDHHYRLTSRERIHLLTEQGSFKEHDADLISADPLKFKDKKKYKDRIKATLKKGISNDAIVSGTGRLNDHEVELCVFEFNFMGGSMGSVVGEKITRGIERALKNESAMIIVNCSGGARMQEGILSLMQMAKTASALKRLADQHIPYISILTDPTTGGVSASFAMLGDIIIAEPGALVGFAGPRVIEQTIQQKLPKGFQTAEFLLDHGLIDQVVHRRTMKNTLNNLLSHLKNTPIPSQLQPASQS from the coding sequence ATGTCCTGGTTCGATAAAATAATTTCAAAAACCAGCGTCGGCATCAAAAGCACCAAACCCGACGAAATCTGGATCGAATGCAGTAAATGCAAAGAACAAATTTATACCGCTGAATTTGAGGAAAACCTCAAAGTCTGCCCCAAATGCGACCATCATTATCGCCTGACTTCGCGCGAGCGTATCCACCTGCTCACCGAACAGGGTAGCTTTAAGGAACACGACGCCGACCTGATCTCCGCCGACCCCTTGAAGTTCAAGGATAAAAAGAAATACAAAGACCGCATCAAAGCCACGCTGAAGAAAGGCATCAGCAACGACGCCATCGTCTCCGGAACCGGGCGCCTGAACGATCATGAAGTGGAATTGTGCGTGTTTGAATTCAATTTTATGGGCGGCAGTATGGGTTCCGTCGTCGGCGAGAAAATCACGCGCGGTATCGAACGCGCCTTGAAAAATGAATCGGCGATGATCATCGTCAACTGCTCCGGCGGCGCGCGCATGCAGGAAGGCATCTTGTCTCTCATGCAAATGGCGAAAACGGCGTCCGCGTTAAAACGTCTCGCCGATCAGCACATCCCCTATATCTCCATACTGACCGACCCGACAACCGGCGGCGTGTCTGCAAGTTTCGCCATGCTCGGCGATATCATCATTGCAGAACCCGGCGCGCTGGTAGGCTTCGCCGGACCGCGAGTGATCGAACAAACCATTCAGCAAAAACTGCCAAAGGGATTCCAGACTGCTGAGTTCCTGCTGGATCATGGATTGATCGACCAGGTCGTGCATCGAAGGACCATGAAAAACACCCTCAATAATTTGCTCAGCCATTTGAAGAACACGCCGATCCCCAGCCAACTGCAGCCGGCGTCTCAATCCTGA
- a CDS encoding carboxypeptidase regulatory-like domain-containing protein gives MKKAILGALVVMVSLAMASNASAKKDDYEEGAAGSGVIVGAVTLKGNPPAPIMEDLSKGKNKDFCANHPDNDGMIRKRTKVLVDGGKLQDAIVFIEDIDSGKKWADLENTTFEKCDIFPKMSVIRKTPKGMKEGLYVITNEDADTLHNPHGYSVAGANRKTLFNKPLPSKGSSADITKSFKRFKQKKDDHFFLQCDQHNYMEADARIVWNPYYAKTAADGTFKIDGIPAGKYKVTAWHPYVGEVTQEVTVADGEASANFELVAKK, from the coding sequence ATGAAAAAGGCAATTTTAGGTGCATTGGTAGTTATGGTTTCTTTGGCCATGGCTTCGAACGCTTCAGCAAAAAAAGACGACTATGAAGAAGGCGCTGCTGGAAGCGGCGTGATTGTAGGGGCCGTAACATTGAAGGGCAACCCCCCTGCGCCGATCATGGAAGACTTGTCCAAAGGCAAAAACAAGGATTTTTGTGCGAATCACCCTGATAATGATGGCATGATCCGAAAGCGAACGAAAGTTCTCGTAGATGGCGGTAAATTACAGGATGCTATTGTTTTCATCGAAGACATTGACAGTGGTAAAAAATGGGCGGATTTGGAAAATACTACCTTTGAGAAATGCGATATTTTCCCGAAAATGTCCGTTATCCGCAAGACCCCTAAAGGCATGAAAGAAGGCCTTTATGTAATCACGAATGAAGATGCGGACACCTTGCATAACCCGCACGGTTATTCGGTAGCTGGCGCAAACCGCAAGACCCTGTTCAACAAACCGCTTCCTTCGAAGGGTTCGAGCGCGGACATCACGAAATCTTTCAAACGTTTCAAACAGAAAAAAGACGATCATTTCTTCCTGCAGTGCGATCAGCACAACTACATGGAAGCGGATGCTCGAATCGTTTGGAATCCCTACTATGCCAAAACGGCGGCAGATGGTACTTTCAAAATTGACGGCATTCCCGCTGGCAAATATAAAGTAACCGCATGGCATCCGTATGTTGGCGAAGTGACTCAAGAAGTAACGGTAGCAGATGGCGAAGCTAGCGCAAACTTTGAGCTGGTTGCCAAGAAGTAA
- a CDS encoding sigma-70 family RNA polymerase sigma factor, whose product MDFLLKFENSLEGRDEEIATFNRHLRPHFDLIFKSAIRLCGNYHDSEDLVQETFYIALKNFHQLKQIEKCKPWLFSILRNLFLKEINRKKNRKEIEFDSVCEVLHDSSSLERDLIRAQLKSMIDISLKSLDERLRAPLDLFYFQDKSYKEISEALQIPIGTVMSRIARAKVYLRNALIKSDESATLKNDLLADRSQ is encoded by the coding sequence TTGGATTTTTTGCTTAAATTTGAAAATTCCCTTGAGGGTAGGGATGAGGAAATTGCCACTTTCAACAGGCATTTGCGCCCTCATTTTGACCTGATTTTTAAATCGGCGATTCGGCTTTGCGGTAATTATCACGATTCTGAAGATCTGGTGCAGGAGACTTTTTACATCGCTCTCAAAAATTTTCACCAGCTCAAGCAGATTGAAAAATGCAAGCCCTGGCTTTTTTCAATTTTAAGAAATTTGTTCCTTAAGGAAATCAACCGCAAAAAAAATCGTAAAGAAATTGAGTTTGATTCTGTATGCGAGGTTCTGCACGACTCTTCAAGTCTGGAAAGAGACCTCATCAGAGCCCAGTTAAAATCAATGATTGATATAAGTCTGAAGTCTTTGGACGAACGCTTGAGAGCGCCTTTAGACCTGTTCTATTTTCAGGATAAATCCTATAAAGAAATATCTGAGGCGCTTCAAATACCTATCGGCACTGTGATGTCCCGCATTGCGCGCGCCAAGGTTTATTTGCGCAATGCATTGATCAAATCTGATGAGTCTGCGACCCTTAAAAATGATCTGCTTGCAGATCGCAGTCAGTAA